In Candidatus Thermoplasmatota archaeon, the genomic stretch TACAAACCACGATCTTGCACTGAAGCTATGTGACTCAAAAATCCATGATGCGAGACTACTAGCAATTTTTATAGATGACCCGAAAAAAATAACAGCAGAGCAGATGGATTCATGGGCAAATGATTTTGATTCATGGGATATCTGCGACCAAGCATGCACAAGCCTCTTTGATCAATCACCATTTGCATATGAAAAAGTGTACAAATGGTCGGATACCGAGAAGGAGTTTGTAAAACGCGCAGCATT encodes the following:
- a CDS encoding DNA alkylation repair protein, whose protein sequence is MHDARLLAIFIDDPKKITAEQMDSWANDFDSWDICDQACTSLFDQSPFAYEKVYKWSDTEKEFVKRAAFSLIAGVAVHDKKKTPDEQFISFLDIIKKQSTDE